The region GGGAAGGGGAGTACCTCCCATATGCTTGCAGCCATTTACCAGTCGGCAGGGTACCGCGTTGGCCTATATACGTCACCCCATCTTAAATCGTTTACAGAGCGGATACGACTAAATGGACGGCCTATCCCGGAAGAGGAAGTTGTTCGTTTTGTAGAGCAGCAGCAACCGTTGATAGAATCGGTTGAGCCTTCTTTTTTCGAAGTAACGGTTGCCATGGCCTTCTATTTCTTTGCTCGTCACGCCGTTGACATAGCCATTATTGAAGTTGGCCTGGGAGGGCGTCTCGATTCTACCAATGTAATCACTCCTATTGCTTCGGTTATTACCAATATAGGCTATGATCATACCGATATACTGGGGGATACGCTCCCGCTGATAGCCGCCGAGAAAGCGGGTATTATTAAACCAGGGGTTCCGGTTATTATTGGTGAGTCACATCCAGAAACACAGGAGGTATTTACATCCGTATCGGCATCGCTTCAAGCCCCTATAACCTTTGCTGATCGACAGTATCTGGTAAATGATTTAGGTTTGGTTGACGGAATTCGGCAGGCCTCTATAAGCCGTGGTGATGGGTCTGGCTGGCTTGCTCAACTCGACCTATTGGGAGCTTACCAACTTAAGAACCTCCCCGGTGTTTTTGCAACTGTTGAACAATTGCAACAGCAGTTCCCCGTTACAGCGGCTCAACAGCAGGAGGGGCTCGCTTCGGTAAGTTTATTGACGGGATTAAAGGGCCGTTTTCAAACGCTGGGTTCACATCCCAGGGTTATTGCAGATACTGCCCATAATCAACCTGGTTTGGAAGCCCTCTTCGATACGATACGATCTATACCTTACAAAACGCTTCGTATTATTATTGGCCTTGTGGC is a window of Spirosoma linguale DSM 74 DNA encoding:
- a CDS encoding FolC bifunctional protein (TIGRFAM: FolC bifunctional protein~PFAM: Mur ligase middle domain protein~KEGG: sfu:Sfum_1671 FolC bifunctional protein) produces the protein MQYTEAIDYLYSRLPVFHRIGPKAIKPGLGNTLLLCEGLGNPHQQFTSIHVAGTNGKGSTSHMLAAIYQSAGYRVGLYTSPHLKSFTERIRLNGRPIPEEEVVRFVEQQQPLIESVEPSFFEVTVAMAFYFFARHAVDIAIIEVGLGGRLDSTNVITPIASVITNIGYDHTDILGDTLPLIAAEKAGIIKPGVPVIIGESHPETQEVFTSVSASLQAPITFADRQYLVNDLGLVDGIRQASISRGDGSGWLAQLDLLGAYQLKNLPGVFATVEQLQQQFPVTAAQQQEGLASVSLLTGLKGRFQTLGSHPRVIADTAHNQPGLEALFDTIRSIPYKTLRIIIGLVADKDRSKVLSVLPTNAVYYFCQANTPRSLSAQLLQQEARVLGRIGDVFTDVNTALAAALEQADPDDLLLITGSNYTIAELTNL